In one window of Gudongella oleilytica DNA:
- a CDS encoding DUF438 domain-containing protein, with product MSELIDNRRNLMSDDERQDKLKEVIQELHAGKTVAEVKAKFADVIAGVSPVEISRLEVQLVKDGLPIEEIQNLCDVHAEVFKGSLEEYHHPEEVPGHPVYTMKQENEALRALMKVGLRGDLDAFKADPSDDNRFKLLESVNLFYDIDKHYSRKENLIFPFLEAAGVTAPPKVMWGVDDEIRQKIKDAKKALVEFSGDVKNVEEKLNAAIVQAGEMIFKEESILFPMCLETLSEDEWIKVYEGSDEIGYTLIPPQKEWELKRVNVVKKEQDKGITESGFIRFDTGVLSAKELNLMLNHMPVDFTFVDKDNVVKYFSNGKERIFARTKAIIGRTVENCHPPKSAHIVEKLVEDLKSGKKDSESFWIQMGDRFVVISYYAVRDENGEFMGTLEFSQDIAPLKALEGEKRLMSE from the coding sequence ATGAGTGAGTTGATTGACAATAGACGGAATCTGATGTCAGATGATGAAAGACAGGATAAGCTTAAAGAGGTGATCCAGGAGCTGCACGCCGGGAAGACTGTCGCAGAGGTCAAGGCAAAGTTTGCCGACGTGATAGCAGGGGTATCGCCTGTTGAAATATCAAGGCTGGAGGTACAGCTTGTAAAGGATGGGCTCCCTATTGAGGAGATCCAGAATCTTTGCGATGTACATGCTGAGGTTTTCAAGGGCTCACTTGAAGAGTACCACCACCCAGAGGAAGTCCCAGGACATCCTGTGTACACAATGAAGCAGGAAAATGAAGCTTTAAGGGCATTGATGAAAGTAGGCTTAAGGGGTGATCTGGATGCGTTTAAAGCGGATCCTTCGGATGACAACAGGTTCAAGCTCCTTGAAAGTGTAAACCTGTTCTACGATATCGATAAGCACTATAGCAGGAAGGAAAACCTGATTTTCCCATTCCTTGAAGCTGCTGGTGTTACCGCTCCTCCAAAGGTCATGTGGGGAGTAGATGATGAAATAAGACAAAAGATCAAGGATGCAAAGAAAGCACTGGTTGAATTTTCCGGAGATGTGAAAAATGTGGAAGAAAAACTCAATGCTGCAATCGTTCAGGCTGGAGAAATGATCTTCAAGGAAGAAAGCATATTATTCCCAATGTGTCTTGAGACACTGTCAGAGGACGAATGGATCAAGGTCTATGAGGGCTCGGATGAAATCGGATACACCCTGATACCCCCACAAAAGGAGTGGGAGCTTAAGAGGGTAAACGTAGTCAAGAAGGAGCAGGACAAGGGGATTACTGAAAGCGGCTTTATCAGATTCGACACAGGCGTTCTCTCTGCAAAGGAGCTGAATCTGATGCTGAATCATATGCCTGTAGATTTCACCTTTGTGGATAAGGACAACGTCGTGAAGTACTTTTCAAACGGAAAGGAAAGGATCTTTGCAAGGACCAAGGCAATAATCGGAAGAACGGTTGAGAATTGCCATCCTCCAAAGAGCGCACATATTGTTGAGAAGCTGGTTGAAGATTTGAAATCGGGAAAGAAGGATTCAGAGAGCTTTTGGATCCAGATGGGCGATAGATTTGTCGTTATCTCATACTATGCAGTAAGGGATGAAAATGGCGAATTTATGGGAACTCTCGAGTTCAGCCAGGATATAGCACCATTGAAAGCCCTTGAGGGCGAGAAGCGACTTATGTCAGAATAG
- a CDS encoding TIGR01212 family radical SAM protein (This family includes YhcC from E. coli K-12, an uncharacterized radical SAM protein.), with product MDGKRYTNLSSELRRVFGEKVGKLALDGGFTCPNRDGRLGNRGCIYCGERGAGEFTHKKIPISEQIRFQTLDNYKKWGASKYIAYFQSFTNTYAPLDRLKELYDEALANPGIVGLAIATRPDCLPEDVLDYLEELNRRTYLWVELGLQTIHQDTASLIRRRYPLSAYDEAVEKLKERKLRTVTHLILGLPGETSEKILESVDHVAKTGTWGIKLHSLYIQRDTDLYGLYKKDPFPLMDKEDYVKLASEALTRLSEDMVVHRITGDGEKSLLYKPEWSADKLGVISSIDRYMKENNLKQGCRFKL from the coding sequence ATGGATGGGAAAAGATACACAAATCTTAGCTCAGAGCTAAGACGGGTATTTGGTGAGAAGGTGGGAAAGCTTGCTCTGGATGGAGGATTCACATGTCCGAACAGAGACGGCAGACTTGGAAACAGAGGCTGCATATATTGCGGCGAAAGAGGTGCAGGTGAGTTCACCCATAAAAAAATACCCATTTCAGAGCAGATAAGATTCCAGACCTTAGACAACTATAAAAAGTGGGGAGCAAGTAAGTACATTGCATACTTTCAGTCCTTCACAAATACCTATGCTCCTTTGGACAGGCTTAAGGAGCTATATGATGAAGCACTGGCGAATCCTGGGATAGTAGGTCTTGCTATAGCCACCAGACCTGACTGCCTGCCCGAGGATGTTCTCGACTATCTTGAGGAGCTCAATAGGCGAACGTACCTATGGGTCGAGCTTGGACTTCAGACAATCCATCAAGACACAGCAAGCTTGATACGCAGAAGGTATCCTCTTTCTGCTTATGATGAGGCAGTAGAAAAATTAAAGGAAAGAAAGCTTCGTACAGTCACACACCTTATACTTGGACTTCCAGGCGAAACCAGTGAGAAAATACTTGAATCGGTTGACCATGTTGCAAAAACCGGGACCTGGGGGATCAAGCTTCATTCACTGTATATCCAAAGAGATACCGATCTCTATGGATTATATAAGAAGGACCCTTTTCCTCTTATGGATAAGGAAGATTATGTCAAGCTGGCCTCAGAAGCCCTGACGAGACTTTCTGAAGATATGGTGGTCCACAGGATAACAGGAGATGGAGAAAAAAGTCTTTTATACAAGCCTGAGTGGAGTGCTGATAAGCTGGGGGTCATCTCCTCGATCGATAGGTATATGAAGGAAAATAATTTGAAGCAAGGGTGCCGATTTAAATTGTAA